In the Brachionichthys hirsutus isolate HB-005 unplaced genomic scaffold, CSIRO-AGI_Bhir_v1 contig_863, whole genome shotgun sequence genome, GTGCCAACAAGATGTTATTTAGCAAAGAATCCCACAgatttcatttgaatatttatagtttttgacccccttcccccccaaaaaagtaatAGTGTGTTAAGTTACAAGTAATTGGGTATTTGTTTTGGTGTTGTTTGACAGAAATCACAACAAAATCTGATGTCAAAGTGGAAGGAGATAAAAGGCTCGATAAACTTGAGTCTTTCCTCGACAAGCTCCACAATAAAGGTACATTCCCCCCGTTTGTTACGTTGTTAAGCGCCTTCTCTACAAGCATCACCTAACTGTGACTTTGATCCAACACAAATGTTATATCTAACATTCCTTCTGCTCAGGAGGGAGCAAAAGCAAGACGTCCACTATCGAGGTGACGGCGGAGACGGAGAAGGAGGTGATGACCCTGGATGACGAGGAGACGTTCGGCAACTTCTACAAAGCAATCTCCCCTGTTTCACTCCAAGACTCCAGTTTGATTCTTACAGAGGAAGACCTCAGCCAGATCCAAGCAGACACACCAAAGTCAGTTTAGAATAATCACAATGCgaagaaagacatttttatCCAACCTTCCTAACAAATGTTTGCACACCTTATCAGTGGAAATGTACTGTTTTGCCACCGATAATGTTCTATCTATTGTTAACATTAATTTCGACTTTCAAATCCACATATTTAATCAGGTGTTTGAAAATCATTTTAACTTagaatgacaaaacaaaagtcatTTTTCGTGCAACGTTAAAgacaaattattattctttattatggCATGTGCCTCTCCTGAACGACATCAGAAACAAAGACCCCCCATGATAAGGGAAACGACTAACTTGTAATTTAAGTTCCTTGTTTGcgttaattaaaaacaaaacacctccCCTTTATTTTGTGCGTTTCTGGTCTTCAGGCTCACCTCATTGGTAGCAGAACACAAGCGAGCTGTGCGTCCAGCCAGAAGGAATCAGGGCTCCCGGAATCCTCTGCGTGCTCTGGCTGCTCGTAACGACATCCGCCAGGTCTACACCGAGCAAAGGCTTAACGTAGCCTCCGTGGAGACCAAGAGGATCCAAGTTGAGAGGAGTAAGACTGAGGCCTTATAAATATGGTTACGTGTGTATGTCATTGTCATTAATAAATCTGGGTTCTACAGAAAGGTGACAGTGAGCTGGCCATTTACGTCTATGCACAATAAATGTATTGCATGGAAGTAAAAGTTGTGCATAGCTATTGATTATCTATTCAGAAGGTATGATGCCTTCATTTACTGTACTTTTGAGCCTCTTAGAGTTTAAACATGAAATGTCTCTGATAATCTATATTATAAATCTGATCATGATTTATTTGACCTAATTAGCATAGAAAGATAATCATTAAAAACACAGTCTCTGATCTCTTATTTTCTCTCCCTCAAAGTGGCAAAACACTCCAGAACAAACCTGGCTGATGTGGCCTTGGCAGGTCTCGCAAGCAAGGAAAACTTCCGCAAGATCAACCTGCGCAGTGTCAAATCCACCGACGTCGTGACCAACAACAGCACGCTGCCTTACAACAAGCTCATGCTCATCCGTATCAAAGGTCAGGAACGCAACCTGTTTTATATACAAAGCGGTTGAATGCAGGTGTGATGGAGAGAGCATACTGCTGCCCATGCTCATGGTCAACctttcattaaaatgcaaatctGAAAGCacagaaactgtgtgtgtgcacgtattAAAATGAATTCAGTCAAGCATCAGCATCACTTATTAATCATCTTTTGTGATCCACTAGCAGTGTGCAAAGGTGGCTGCAAAGATGTGCCTgcatttccatgtttttatccCTGGTacattgttaataataataatgcattggattTATATAGCGCAGGGGTGCCCCAGACGGGCCGAGACTCTGTAGGTTTTCCTTCCAcccggttactaaagcaggtgattttaattatcaacaccttcaACTTGAGAGAAGGATCTCAtgagtgagatcagctgctggagagatggatggaaaggaaacctggagtgtctcggccctccatggaaGAATTTGGGCACCCcgcttttctagacacccaAAGATGCtttgcattgtgcattattcattcactccatgcttggtggtggtgaagctactattgtagccacagctggcCTGGGGTAGACTGGCAGAAGTGTTGTGTTGGTGCTTCTGAATTCTAGCcttttgaatttaaaaataatgcaTCCGTCCTTTTACAAATAGTTTCTGTCTTGCTACACGCGTCCTCCAAATGAAGAACGTGTTCAACAGTTCTTCTGTAGCCTGCACCAGATTAAACGAAAAATAAAACTACTTAGTGGCTGTTCAGGAGAAAGTGACATTCCACCTTGACCAGCTGTAAGTGGGTTTCTGAATCTTTCATTCTTTAAAGAATCTTAGGTTTACAAAGCAAAATTGTCCCGGATTAAGGCTCTAAACTCTTTGGTCCACAGGTCGAAGGCATGTCCAGGTCCGCCTGATGGAGCCCGCGACCCACTCTCTAAACAGCGGGGACTGCTTCCTTCTCATAACGCCAAAGCACTGCTTCATGTGGAGTGGAGAGTTTGCCAATATCATTGAGAAAGCAAAGgtagcccccccacacacacacacacacacagacggagtTGTTTCAAGAAGACCCTTCTTTCTGTCCAAATGTTAAGACGGGTACGATCAGATACAGTCGTGACATGTGAAGTATGTTTCCATCAGGCATCAGAGATGGCGTCCTACGTTCAGGCCAAGAGGGACCTCGGGTGTAAGGCCTCCCAGGTGACGGTGCTGGAGGAGGGTATCAATACTGAAAACAGATGGGCTAAAGAGTTCTGGAGCCTTTTGGGAGGAAAGACCCAATACAGAGGTTCATACACACTTTATGTGCGATTGAGGAATTGTCTGTGATCTCAGGGCCTCCCTGAAACCCGGCAACACGCCCTGCTCTTttgttctgctgtgtgtgtgtgtgtgtgtgtgtgacaggagcCGGGGAGCCAGAGGAGGATGAACTGTATGAGAGTGGCATTTTAGACTCTAATGGTGTGTACAGACTCCACGGAGACAAACTGGTGCCTCATGAAGATGCCTGGGCAGCCATCCCAAGTGTCTCCTTGCTCAATTCCAAAGAGGTAATACCGCCACCGGAACAATGACCTCACatgctaaaacaaaaataatactgGATCATTGGTAGAAAGCTGAAAcataatcatttaaatgttggaGTTGACGTTtatctgtcctctgtcttctgACAACGCTTCATCCCAGGTCTTAGTGTTTGACTTTGGCAGTGAAGTTTACGTATGGCATGGGAAAGACGTGCCCTTGGGTGATAGAAAGGTTGCTGTGAAACTGGGAAAGCAGCTGTACAGTGGAAGCTATGACTACGGCAACTGCAGGGTCAACCCTTTAGATGCCTCCTGCACCAATAAGGATGTGCCTCTGTGAGTAATACCATTGTTATATGTGATATAAAGTGAGCATGGCTGTCCAGTTTGTAAGTGGGTTGTGTTATTGTAGGCTCTAGTGGTTTCTTCTTGCCAGTGCAGCTGCAGGGGGGATTTTTAAATGATTCCTATGTGCGTGATTTGCAGGCAGGGAGAGCATCGTCCGGGCTGGACTCTGTTTGGCCGGCTGTCCGAGCACAATGAGACGGCCCTGTTCAAAGAGAAATTCTTGGACTGGGCCGAGAGGAAAAAGGAGGAAGCGAGTCAAGCTGAGGAAGTCAAGGTAGATTCGATAAGACTGACCCAAAAATAGCTTCagctgaatgtgtgtttgtgcactacTCGATTGTAATAGTTTGCCTGAGGtatattgattgtgtgtgtgtgtgtgtgtgtgtgtggggggggggggggggggggggttggcggcTTCCATTAAGAAATGTTCTCCTCTAACAGTTTGATAAATCACTGCAGAGCCCAATCTACTCCATGGAGCACTCCCCGTTTGACTTGGACCTGCAGCCGTGTGACGCCAAGGACCTGCTGGACAGTGAGCCAGAGCCGGTGAAGACCCTTCTGGAGGGGGTGGACGTCCAACGGGGCCACGGTGTGGTGAGGGCAGATGACGGCAGGCAGGCAGAGCTGACGACAGTGGCTGTAGATGCCTGGCACATTAAAGAGCACGGTGAGGAGAAGCTACCGGAAGAGAGTCTGGGTCAACTTCACAACGGCGACGCCTACATCATCCGCTGGACGTACTCCATCACCACACTTGGTAAGTCCCATATTGACACTGTGGGAGGTTGAAATGTCAAGACCTGAGATGATTAGCGTTTTGAAGTTCTGCAGAACAGAGGAACGGAAGCTGTGACTGTACCCGCCTGGTTTCATTCCTGTGGTTCTGTGTTTGTCAGTGGGCAAGCGGCAGAGACCCGGCGAGCTGAGTGCCGGGGCTCCAGGAAGAGAGAGGACGGCATGTTTTTTCTGGCAAGGCAGGCAGTCCAGCATCAGTGAGAAAGGAACCTCAGCTCTGATGACAGTGGAGCTGGGCAGCCACAGGGGATCACAAGTGAGAAATAATTCATCACAGCCTCATCCAATCAATGTATTTCTATTAGCAAAATAAAATTCTACTCATTGGTATATCCATCAGTGTGtttgattctgattggctgtacaGGTGTTAGTGAGTGAGGGGAAAGAGCCGCCGTGCTTCCTTCAGCTTTTCCAGGGAGGTTTGGTGATCCACAaggggagcagagaggacagaaacacaggtgcaatttatttaaGAGCTAAAATACTGAATCACATTTAGCAAATAGGCAACAACAGCAGCCTCTCTAGCCTCCACCTTTCAAgcattcctcttttctccagGTGGTTGGAGGTTGTTCTGTGTCCGTGGTGAAGTGGAGAGGGAGGCCTCGCTGGTGGAGGTAGTCTGCCAGCGCGCCAGTCTGCGCTCGCGTGCCTGTCTGGTGCTCCTTAATGCTCAGAAATGTCATCTATTCTTGTGGCATGGCTGTAAAACCCACACAGGAGCCAGACAGGTTGCCAAAAGAGCTGCTGACAAAGTAACACAAAGGTAATTCCCTCAGGCAGGGAGGGATAAGTAGATGACTAGTGGGTGGTCTATTTATCACGTGGGTAATGTGGGCGTTTACaagtttctgtgtttgtatcttCAAGGTGTCCCTCAGAGTTGGGTCTAAGCAGCAtaaaggtggaggaggtggaggaaggatCTGAGCCCACAGTCTTCGTGAAGGCTTTGGGTCTGCAGGACAAGAAGGCCTATGACTGTATGCTGCAAGgtaagctctctctctctctctcacacacacgcacgattatcagcatgaggagaaagaaagatttACAAATGGGCTTATAGATGTCACATTAAAGCAAAGAATGATGGATCTCCACAGTCGCCCCTCGCTATATCGCGTTTCACTTTCAGAGGATTCACTATTGCAAGGTTTTCTTGCCCATATGTATTCATATATTGCAGTATTTTGCGGTatatacaaatatttacattttggttATTTTGTTGCGTGGGGTCCTGGAACTTAACACCTGTGATAAACAGCGGATGACTGTAAATATAAGAGAAAAAAGAATCACTACTTGATGAGGAGGTATTCGGTACCAACACCCCCCTCTCTACTGTCACTACTTCTGAAGATCCCTTTAAGATCTTGTGTGATGTAATCAAATGCAGAGCtgaggggtgtgtgcgtgctttcCTTATCCAGATCCAGGGAAGTACAACTACACCCCCCGGCTTTTCCGGTTGACAGCCAGCTCTGGCGTGTTTGAGTGGGAGGAGAAGTTTTGTCCTGCCAGGGTGACGGAGGGAATCATGGCGATGCCATTCCTGCAAGAGAACCTCTACTCTGCACAACAGCCAGGTCCCACAAAAAGCAGCGATGATACAGTTTAAATTGTGTACATTAGAAATGGTCATTAGAATTACGTATCACATGATTTGTATCTGCAGAAAACATTATCGATATGAATATTCAGTGAGACGGGACGATGACCGTCCCATAACTACTGTAAGACGGTAGCTAATGCTCCTGCTGTGGCTTTCCCAGCCCTGTTCCTGCTGGATAACCGGATGGAGGTGTATCTGTGGCAAGGCTGGCAGCCTGAAGACACCCAGTGCACTGGCTCTGCAAAGATACGCTGGAACAATGAGAGGAAGTGTGCCATGGAGACGGTGCTGCAGTACTGCAAAGGTCGGAGCTCACAGGGATTAACGctgatttttttaatcagtCCTCTCTTTTACTGTCTTTGTTCACATTAAAACAATTATAAGACTATTAAATCATCTAATGGTTGTTGATCAACACCTATCTAAGAATAACTGAAATAGTCTAGAAATACTGATTTAGTTTTAAACTCAAAAGCGTTTTTTGCAATGGTTTCTAGAGAAGAACCCTCGGCGCCCCCCTCTGGCCTATCTGGTGCTAGCAGGCTGCGAGCCTCTTACCTTCACCAACATCTTCCCATACTGGGTGAAGGAACCTAGTATCACTTCACAGGTCAGATTTCTTTTGTTGTTCATTCTCACGTCTGTGTTTCTATGGCGTAAGACCGCGTTTGAAGTTCGGGGAGACAAGATCAGTCGGCAGAAAGAATCCAAATCATCTCACTCAACCAGATCTGTCAGATAAGGTGTTATCTCCCTGCCTGGCAAGCAGAATAACATTACGTTCTAAGTGAAGGAAGAATTCTGAGGAGAAATGCGACAACATTTCTTCCATAAATAGCATTTGGACATATTTTTAGTATTGTGTGAACTACAGCATTTtaggtttgtgtttgtttgcctAATTTGTATTGCCTTGTAAACAGGCTGAGAGCTCCAAAAACAAGGTGATGCTAGTGAAGGAGGTGCTGTCTAAACTCAGTAAGCAAGAATATAGCATCGAGGAGCTGACCAGGAAACCACCACCAGAAGGAGTGGACCCTCTACGCCTGGAGGATTACCTGTCTGAAGAGGACTTTAAGGTGGGGCCCTTTTGTCAGTGTAACCAAAGGACATTTTATAAATGActtaataaaaatgcaatacTAAAAGTAACAGCTGTGCCAGATGTTAACTGACAGTCGTTGTCCTCTTCCATGTTTTTTTCCAGAGACTTCTCGAGATGAACAGAGTTGAGTTCAACGCCATGCCAAACTGGAAGCAAAAGAATCTAAAGAAACGCAAGGGTCTTTTTTAAAACGTATATATTTGTGCACAAATCTGCCTATTATGTTCTCGCCAGCttttttattgcccccccccccaaaaaaaaaaacaaacggcaTATATGCCATTGTTATTATGtcattgaaatattttaacCAACCTTTATGTGCAATTGATAATCTTTTTTATGTCAATGTTCTCCTTTCATGAAAAAATAGTTAGCCTCTAGTCTAAGCAGCGTCATTTCTAAGCAGACACTTGTACTATACTATAAATATACTGTTTTATCCAAGCAATGTTGATTCTAAGTTAAAACGCATTTGCATATAAATGTAATACTTGGAGAGTTACTGATCAAATTATGCTTCATTTTTATGGGAAAAGCCAGCTCATGTGTAAAAGGATTACATTGTTTGTCAAAATTGACTCCACTTCAGGAAGATAACgaacaaaatgtaaatcaaattaCAGCTCACAGAACCATTCTGTCAGTTGTGGTCATTTGAATTAGATTTTATTCAGGATATCTGACTCGTTTCACGCCGTAACAGCAAAAACAGGATTTTCGTATGATAACTGTTTGCAGATTTTGATGTGACCAAATGCATCCGTACATTACATAACCATTAATATCATTTAGTCAACTTTTAATGCCCAAAAACTATAAACACTTGAAATCAGACTTTGCGATCATCATTAAAATGGGcttcctgtttatttttattgtattattatttcgGTACGGATAGCTTACTCGT is a window encoding:
- the LOC137914482 gene encoding supervillin-like — translated: MDSIGTLQSSAPETKAERIARYKAERRRELAERYGSSDDFTSKYVRRDRKTGDTSDNVSSETKEKQMHGDNGSEHSYTRRGLRNKAAEPVERTNEQAPEKEVTTRLKTDATLSSTKTSTHFRLMESDDTEEPKADEKPVDSAKRASKMSVLKDPDESDDESSSKRAHGRLTYRLMNSAGEEEESSTRLHKSDISKSKDEEATDESTSILEDKQPAKTIPISKSKDDSPPPSPPFQPASLQRQDSGTRGIKGILKKGRSTSVESDHSESSTSECALARQSSITLSHPESEEELEEQTDEESGENDIEDESLTDDFTDGRCFGIDGQRDEESSSSSRGSSEEMQSPSPDDSPEQTSTISEDAEELESSLDGSQGSSVKQRLAELTSEYEPKDRPRKAGPSGHSHTSLADRFSQLQDAENSWKKKKSSVEVGDKTPLAQRMKILKDKEEQWKNKGSGAANDSVQFTVAGRMARKGLVSETGKESPLKRADVTPVKPHDEITTKSDVKVEGDKRLDKLESFLDKLHNKGGSKSKTSTIEVTAETEKEVMTLDDEETFGNFYKAISPVSLQDSSLILTEEDLSQIQADTPKLTSLVAEHKRAVRPARRNQGSRNPLRALAARNDIRQVYTEQRLNVASVETKRIQVERMAKHSRTNLADVALAGLASKENFRKINLRSVKSTDVVTNNSTLPYNKLMLIRIKGRRHVQVRLMEPATHSLNSGDCFLLITPKHCFMWSGEFANIIEKAKASEMASYVQAKRDLGCKASQVTVLEEGINTENRWAKEFWSLLGGKTQYRGAGEPEEDELYESGILDSNGVYRLHGDKLVPHEDAWAAIPSVSLLNSKEVLVFDFGSEVYVWHGKDVPLGDRKVAVKLGKQLYSGSYDYGNCRVNPLDASCTNKDVPLQGEHRPGWTLFGRLSEHNETALFKEKFLDWAERKKEEASQAEEVKSPIYSMEHSPFDLDLQPCDAKDLLDSEPEPVKTLLEGVDVQRGHGVVRADDGRQAELTTVAVDAWHIKEHGEEKLPEESLGQLHNGDAYIIRWTYSITTLVGKRQRPGELSAGAPGRERTACFFWQGRQSSISEKGTSALMTVELGSHRGSQVLVSEGKEPPCFLQLFQGGLVIHKGSREDRNTGGWRLFCVRGEVEREASLVEVVCQRASLRSRACLVLLNAQKCHLFLWHGCKTHTGARQVAKRAADKVTQRCPSELGLSSIKVEEVEEGSEPTVFVKALGLQDKKAYDCMLQDPGKYNYTPRLFRLTASSGVFEWEEKFCPARVTEGIMAMPFLQENLYSAQQPALFLLDNRMEVYLWQGWQPEDTQCTGSAKIRWNNERKCAMETVLQYCKEKNPRRPPLAYLVLAGCEPLTFTNIFPYWVKEPSITSQAESSKNKVMLVKEVLSKLSKQEYSIEELTRKPPPEGVDPLRLEDYLSEEDFKRLLEMNRVEFNAMPNWKQKNLKKRKGLF